From Fusobacterium varium, one genomic window encodes:
- a CDS encoding aminopeptidase P family protein, with translation MNIVVERVEQLRTLMRERNIDIYLIPSSDYHQSEYVGEYFKSREFISGFTGSAGTVVVTKDKAGLWTDGRYFIQAEKQLQGSGITLFKMGEEGVPTYSEYINQNLKDGETLGFDGKVISGKTIFDLKNEFENKNIMLEDKYDLVGEIWKDRPSLPITEVFILDEKYAGESFESKLNKLREKMEVLKADKHVLTSLDDIAWLFNIRGRDIKNNPVTLAYSIISKDKVTLYIDGKKVNNEVREYLEKNGVEIKGYFEVYEDVKDSENEIVLLDNNKVNYLICNSIKGSILNRNNPTTLMKACKNPVELENLRNSHLKDGVAVTKFMYWLKTNIGKLEMSEISVSDKIEEYRKEQKLYIEPSFNTISAYEANAAMMHYSANEKSNSKLYPRNLLLIDSGAQYLDGTTDITRTFVLGECPEEIKEHFTLVLKGMISLSKVKFLYGARGTNLDILARRPVWERGIDYKCGTGHGVGFLLNVHEGPQGIRFQTNPQILEEGMTVTNEPGVYIEGSHGIRLENELIVKKAEKTVFGQFMEFETMTYAPLDLDGVIPEMLEKDEREFLNSYHKMVFDKVSPYLTAEEKEWLKEYTREI, from the coding sequence TTGAATATTGTAGTTGAAAGAGTTGAACAACTAAGAACTTTGATGAGAGAGAGAAATATAGATATATATTTAATTCCATCATCTGACTATCATCAAAGTGAGTATGTGGGAGAATACTTTAAATCAAGAGAGTTTATCTCAGGATTTACAGGATCAGCAGGAACAGTTGTAGTAACAAAGGATAAAGCTGGACTATGGACAGATGGAAGATATTTTATACAAGCTGAAAAGCAACTACAAGGTAGTGGAATAACTCTTTTTAAGATGGGAGAAGAGGGAGTTCCAACATATTCAGAATATATTAATCAAAATTTAAAAGATGGAGAAACTTTAGGTTTTGATGGTAAAGTTATATCTGGGAAAACTATATTTGATCTGAAAAATGAGTTTGAAAATAAAAATATAATGTTAGAAGATAAATATGATTTGGTAGGAGAAATCTGGAAGGATAGACCATCTTTACCAATAACAGAAGTTTTTATATTAGATGAAAAATATGCTGGAGAAAGCTTTGAAAGTAAACTAAATAAATTGAGAGAAAAAATGGAAGTTTTAAAGGCAGATAAACATGTTTTAACTTCTTTAGATGATATAGCTTGGTTATTTAATATAAGAGGAAGAGATATTAAAAATAATCCAGTTACATTGGCATATTCAATTATTTCAAAAGATAAAGTTACTCTTTATATAGATGGTAAAAAAGTAAATAATGAAGTAAGAGAATATTTAGAAAAAAATGGTGTTGAGATAAAAGGGTACTTTGAAGTATATGAAGATGTAAAAGATAGTGAAAATGAGATAGTACTTTTAGATAATAATAAAGTAAATTATTTAATTTGTAATAGTATAAAAGGAAGTATTTTAAATAGAAATAATCCAACAACATTAATGAAAGCTTGTAAAAATCCAGTAGAGTTAGAAAATTTAAGAAATTCTCACTTAAAAGATGGAGTAGCAGTAACTAAATTTATGTATTGGTTAAAAACTAATATTGGAAAACTTGAAATGAGTGAAATAAGTGTAAGTGATAAAATAGAAGAGTACAGAAAAGAACAAAAGCTATATATAGAGCCTAGTTTTAATACTATATCTGCTTATGAAGCAAATGCTGCTATGATGCATTATAGTGCAAATGAAAAATCAAATAGTAAATTGTATCCAAGAAATCTATTGCTTATAGATTCAGGAGCTCAATATTTAGATGGAACAACAGATATAACTAGAACATTTGTTTTGGGAGAGTGTCCAGAAGAGATAAAAGAGCACTTTACTTTAGTTCTAAAAGGTATGATATCACTTTCTAAAGTAAAATTCTTATATGGAGCTAGAGGAACTAACTTAGATATTTTAGCTAGAAGACCTGTATGGGAAAGAGGAATAGATTATAAATGTGGAACTGGACATGGAGTAGGATTCTTATTAAATGTACATGAAGGACCACAAGGAATAAGATTCCAAACTAATCCTCAAATTTTAGAAGAGGGAATGACAGTTACAAATGAGCCTGGTGTATATATAGAAGGTTCTCATGGAATTAGATTGGAAAATGAATTAATAGTTAAAAAAGCTGAGAAAACAGTTTTTGGACAATTTATGGAGTTTGAAACAATGACTTATGCTCCACTTGATTTAGATGGTGTTATTCCAGAAATGTTAGAAAAAGATGAGAGAGAGTTCTTGAACAGTTATCATAAAATGGTATTTGATAAAGTATCTCCATA